One Vibrio taketomensis DNA window includes the following coding sequences:
- a CDS encoding sulfite exporter TauE/SafE family protein, translating to MEMFEPTMLLVLALVAFIAGFIDAVAGGGGMLTVPALLSLGLPPHMALGTNKLAATFASSTAAFTYYRKRLFRPRSWKRAFITTFIGAILGTLFVDWISNEWLEKALPLVILIAAIYSVWHKTPKNSGNETPPPCPIFHKKQIIQGSLLGFYDGVAGPGTGAFWTVSTMALYRLNILIASGVAKAMNFTSNFTSLITFAILGHIDWLLGLTMGICLMAGAFVGAHSAIRFGANFIRPIFVTVVSILAVKLAYDAWFVAV from the coding sequence ATGGAAATGTTTGAGCCGACCATGCTGTTGGTGTTGGCGTTAGTCGCTTTTATTGCTGGATTTATCGATGCCGTTGCCGGTGGCGGCGGTATGCTCACCGTGCCAGCCCTACTCTCTTTAGGGTTACCGCCTCATATGGCGTTAGGAACCAATAAGCTGGCGGCGACGTTCGCATCATCAACAGCAGCATTCACTTATTATCGCAAACGTTTATTCCGTCCTCGAAGTTGGAAGCGAGCCTTTATCACCACTTTTATTGGTGCGATTCTTGGCACGCTTTTCGTTGACTGGATCAGTAACGAATGGTTAGAAAAAGCACTACCTCTCGTCATTCTCATCGCTGCAATCTACTCTGTCTGGCACAAAACTCCAAAAAACAGCGGCAATGAAACTCCACCACCGTGCCCTATTTTCCATAAAAAACAAATTATTCAAGGATCGTTGCTTGGCTTCTATGATGGTGTCGCGGGACCGGGCACCGGCGCTTTTTGGACTGTGAGCACCATGGCGCTTTATCGCCTCAATATTCTGATTGCCTCCGGCGTGGCAAAGGCAATGAATTTCACTAGTAATTTCACCTCGCTCATTACCTTTGCCATCTTAGGCCATATTGATTGGCTTTTAGGTTTAACCATGGGAATATGCCTTATGGCAGGCGCTTTTGTTGGTGCGCACTCAGCAATTCGCTTTGGTGCTAACTTTATTCGCCCCATTTTCGTTACCGTGGTGAGTATTCTCGCGGTGAAATTGGCTTACGATGCGTGGTTTGTCGCAGTATGA
- the dinG gene encoding ATP-dependent DNA helicase DinG has translation MTNNKIQQSIRKSYQNLQAQLDNFVPRRAQNYLVAEITKTLCGEYHAKNRIIVAEAGTGIGKSLSYLMATIPVAVLNQRKVVISTATVALQEQLINKDLPLFRRITDLSFSFLLAKGRQRYCCAEKLAVACGTEAEGQQTALFETKPKRKDIELLETMYRSLSQGKWDGDRDSWPKTIPDEIWQLIASDKHSCNNSMPAHRGCPFQKARAELDKADVIIANHSLVMADADLGGGVILPEPENTIYVFDEAHHLPHVARDHSAAAASLKGAATWLERLNQSMTKYASMADEKRVGRFRNELQNSVQQLIPSLTQLASRFDPAHFSENIYRFEHGELPDWLSEESKELKQLSQKGAQATAKIADLIAERVKDGELAARLAEPVLAELGFYIQRMDNLAQVWQLMAEPQRDKGAPLARWLEVSPEREGDFIVNVSPLEVGWQLDQQLWSRCLGAVLVSATLRALNSFSFFCRQSGVSDRAEDGTRFLALASPFDYQNQAELRIPKMKYEPQAKEFTEYLIEILPNQIKDKQANLVLFSSYWQMNQVAEALESKFIKNGWALQIQGKESRGEILKKHKTLVQCGKTSILFGTGSFSEGLDLPGELLENLVITKIPFGVPTSPVEQAHAEYVEHKGGNAFMQITVPEASKKLIQSVGRLLRKERDCGTVTILDRRLVTKRYGTALLDSLPPFKRVIE, from the coding sequence ATGACCAACAATAAAATCCAACAATCGATTCGAAAAAGTTACCAAAACCTACAAGCTCAGCTGGATAACTTTGTACCGCGCAGAGCACAAAACTATCTTGTTGCAGAAATAACCAAAACATTGTGTGGTGAATATCACGCCAAAAATCGCATCATTGTTGCAGAAGCTGGCACTGGTATCGGTAAATCGCTTTCTTACTTAATGGCGACCATTCCCGTTGCAGTATTGAACCAACGTAAGGTAGTGATATCGACAGCAACGGTTGCGCTGCAAGAGCAGCTCATTAATAAAGATTTACCTTTATTTAGACGCATTACCGACCTCAGTTTTTCTTTTTTGCTCGCAAAAGGGCGTCAACGTTACTGCTGTGCAGAAAAGTTGGCAGTGGCTTGTGGTACAGAAGCGGAAGGACAACAAACAGCCCTGTTTGAAACAAAGCCTAAGCGCAAAGACATTGAGCTATTAGAAACTATGTATCGCTCACTCTCTCAAGGTAAATGGGATGGTGACCGAGACTCATGGCCTAAAACCATCCCTGATGAAATTTGGCAACTGATCGCAAGTGATAAGCATAGCTGCAACAACAGCATGCCAGCACACCGTGGCTGTCCATTCCAAAAAGCGCGCGCCGAACTCGATAAAGCCGATGTAATTATCGCTAACCACAGCCTAGTAATGGCGGATGCGGATTTGGGTGGCGGCGTAATTTTACCTGAACCAGAGAACACAATTTACGTGTTTGATGAAGCGCACCATTTACCACACGTAGCGCGAGATCACTCAGCGGCAGCGGCAAGCCTCAAAGGGGCGGCAACTTGGCTTGAAAGACTCAACCAATCGATGACCAAATATGCGAGCATGGCGGATGAAAAGCGTGTCGGGCGTTTTAGAAACGAGTTACAGAACTCGGTTCAGCAGTTAATCCCTTCATTGACTCAACTCGCCTCTCGATTTGACCCCGCGCATTTCAGCGAAAACATCTATCGCTTTGAACATGGTGAACTGCCAGATTGGTTGAGCGAAGAATCTAAAGAGCTTAAACAGCTCTCGCAAAAAGGCGCGCAAGCAACGGCTAAAATCGCCGATTTAATCGCGGAAAGAGTCAAAGATGGTGAGCTTGCAGCTCGCCTCGCAGAGCCTGTCCTTGCTGAGTTGGGTTTCTATATTCAACGTATGGATAACTTAGCGCAAGTTTGGCAACTTATGGCTGAGCCACAACGAGACAAGGGCGCGCCTCTTGCTCGCTGGTTAGAAGTGAGTCCAGAACGCGAAGGGGACTTTATTGTCAACGTGTCCCCTTTAGAAGTTGGTTGGCAGCTCGATCAGCAGCTTTGGAGCCGCTGCTTAGGTGCAGTATTGGTGTCTGCGACGCTGCGTGCCCTAAACTCATTCAGCTTTTTCTGCCGTCAATCAGGCGTCAGTGATCGAGCAGAAGATGGCACGCGCTTTTTAGCCCTCGCCTCACCTTTTGATTATCAAAATCAGGCTGAGCTACGCATCCCTAAAATGAAATATGAACCGCAAGCCAAAGAATTTACGGAATATCTTATTGAAATTCTGCCTAATCAAATCAAAGACAAACAGGCTAATTTAGTTTTATTCTCTTCTTATTGGCAAATGAATCAGGTCGCGGAAGCGTTAGAGTCAAAGTTCATCAAAAATGGCTGGGCACTGCAAATTCAAGGTAAAGAATCACGCGGTGAAATTCTAAAAAAACATAAAACCTTAGTGCAATGCGGTAAAACCAGTATCCTTTTTGGCACCGGAAGTTTCTCTGAAGGTCTTGATTTACCAGGTGAATTACTAGAAAACCTAGTCATTACTAAAATTCCTTTTGGAGTGCCAACTTCACCAGTTGAACAAGCTCACGCCGAATATGTTGAGCACAAAGGCGGCAATGCATTTATGCAGATCACGGTTCCAGAAGCGAGTAAAAAATTGATTCAGTCAGTCGGCCGACTACTTCGAAAAGAACGTGATTGTGGTACCGTTACTATTCTTGATCGACGACTAGTAACAAAACGATACGGCACAGCGTTACTTGATTCATTACCGCCTTTTAAACGAGTTATTGAATAA
- the bioC gene encoding malonyl-ACP O-methyltransferase BioC, with the protein MTQVVSADLYPTNVSNKQAIADAFGRAASSYDRHAAFQRDVGLRLMAMLPSDLSHQRVLDLGCGTGFFSQLLQQRGANVVCCDLSSAMLEQAKRRCGTENIEYYQGDAESLPFATGEFDHVLSSLALQWCDDLSFPLREMMRVTRDGGRIYFSTLLDGSLCELKHAWSKIDTYQHVNDFITLNQVKIALAQAQSKVHHLDLPTIKVWYPSALALMRDLKGIGANHVEGRAHGLTSRQSLKRLEREYQNIEYNHQGLVPATYQVCLGKIDR; encoded by the coding sequence ATGACCCAAGTTGTATCTGCTGATTTATATCCAACTAACGTATCAAACAAGCAGGCAATCGCCGACGCATTTGGCCGAGCCGCGAGCAGCTATGACCGCCATGCCGCCTTTCAAAGAGATGTCGGTCTGCGTTTGATGGCAATGTTACCGTCTGACCTAAGTCACCAACGAGTATTAGATTTGGGCTGTGGCACAGGCTTTTTTAGTCAACTATTGCAGCAGCGTGGTGCAAATGTCGTGTGTTGTGATTTATCTAGCGCGATGCTAGAGCAAGCTAAACGGCGTTGTGGAACCGAGAATATCGAATATTACCAAGGTGATGCTGAATCTCTCCCTTTTGCGACGGGTGAATTTGATCATGTTTTATCAAGCTTGGCATTGCAATGGTGTGATGATCTCTCCTTTCCTTTGAGAGAAATGATGCGAGTCACTCGTGATGGAGGAAGGATCTACTTTTCGACGTTATTGGACGGTTCATTATGTGAGCTAAAGCACGCTTGGTCGAAAATTGATACATATCAACACGTCAATGATTTTATTACCCTCAATCAGGTAAAAATTGCGTTAGCGCAAGCTCAAAGCAAAGTTCATCACTTAGACTTGCCGACCATTAAAGTATGGTACCCGTCTGCATTAGCATTAATGCGAGACTTAAAGGGAATTGGTGCAAATCATGTTGAGGGTCGAGCGCATGGTTTGACGAGTCGCCAATCTCTTAAGCGTTTAGAGCGAGAGTACCAAAATATTGAGTACAACCATCAAGGGTTAGTACCTGCAACATATCAAGTTTGTTTGGGGAAGATTGATCGATGA
- a CDS encoding primosomal replication protein translates to MTQLKQLISTLDQLAIQAADIDRRRGEQPQALFDDRLFHGSAKLLVPCVKETKSTLETLIREQETDKLTTLRAEYLSERLFAQMSAIQRELATQAIRKKAPQHHSFYQKPINVLYQELAQHQDWERRLMEMVIDKQNALNSAPPFAQQQAQQALLVTEQRLERCRAAKIKLENQITYRERNQ, encoded by the coding sequence ATGACTCAACTAAAACAACTTATCTCTACACTTGATCAGTTGGCAATTCAAGCTGCTGATATCGATAGACGCCGAGGTGAGCAACCTCAAGCTCTGTTTGATGACCGCTTATTTCATGGTAGCGCTAAGCTACTAGTTCCTTGCGTTAAAGAAACAAAGAGCACACTCGAAACCTTAATTCGAGAACAAGAGACGGACAAGTTAACCACGCTGCGAGCGGAATACCTAAGTGAGCGATTATTTGCCCAAATGAGCGCGATTCAACGAGAGTTAGCCACTCAAGCGATACGCAAAAAAGCGCCTCAACACCATAGTTTCTATCAAAAACCAATCAATGTTCTCTACCAAGAGTTAGCGCAACACCAAGATTGGGAACGCAGATTGATGGAAATGGTGATCGATAAACAAAACGCGCTTAACTCCGCTCCGCCGTTTGCTCAACAACAAGCGCAGCAAGCACTGTTAGTCACCGAGCAACGATTAGAGCGCTGTCGCGCAGCGAAGATAAAACTGGAAAACCAGATCACCTATCGAGAGAGAAATCAGTAA
- the bioD gene encoding dethiobiotin synthase — MIDAFFIAGTDTDVGKTVASKAILNALAEKGLKTIGYKPVAAGSDETEQGLRNSDALYLQNAATVDVDYDDVNPYALALPASPHIAAKRENIVIDYDVLSEKLAQHKQNSDIVLVEGAGGWRVPVSDEDCLSSWVQREQLPVVLVVGIKLGCLSHALLTLDAIKADGLELAGWVANRINPGTENYAEIIEMLEQKIAAPKIGEIPYVPSVKRKDLAKYIDVTPLVAK, encoded by the coding sequence ATGATCGATGCATTTTTTATTGCTGGTACGGATACCGACGTGGGTAAGACGGTCGCTTCAAAAGCGATCCTCAATGCGCTTGCAGAGAAGGGACTAAAGACGATTGGCTACAAGCCAGTTGCAGCGGGTAGCGACGAGACAGAGCAAGGTTTGCGAAATTCAGACGCGTTGTATTTACAAAATGCAGCGACAGTTGATGTGGATTATGACGACGTAAACCCTTACGCTTTAGCGCTACCTGCGTCGCCTCATATTGCGGCGAAACGCGAAAATATAGTAATTGACTATGATGTGTTGAGTGAAAAGCTTGCTCAGCACAAGCAGAATTCCGATATCGTATTGGTCGAAGGTGCTGGTGGCTGGCGCGTGCCAGTGTCTGATGAAGATTGCCTTTCAAGCTGGGTGCAACGTGAACAGTTACCAGTGGTGCTGGTCGTAGGTATCAAGCTTGGTTGTTTAAGCCATGCGCTATTGACGCTTGATGCGATTAAAGCCGATGGTTTGGAATTGGCAGGTTGGGTCGCTAACCGTATCAATCCGGGTACAGAGAACTACGCAGAAATCATCGAAATGCTAGAGCAAAAAATTGCTGCGCCAAAGATCGGTGAAATCCCTTACGTACCGAGTGTGAAGCGTAAAGATCTCGCCAAATACATTGACGTTACGCCGTTAGTCGCGAAGTAA
- the bioF gene encoding 8-amino-7-oxononanoate synthase, which produces MPLFNQRMADAIASREQQGLARKIATLDGGNSTSLRFENQHYVNFSSNDYLGLATDPDLALAWQQGIDIYGCGSSASPLVTGFSYAHQALEERLCDWLGYDRAILFSSGFSANQAMLFSLLEKHDLVLQDRLNHASLMEAGQMCNATMKRFRHNDIAHLTQQIDGNTLVVTEGVFSMDGDQAPLREIAQVTQGKAWLAVDDAHGIGVLGQQGRGSCNHAGIKPQLLVVTFGKAFGLSGAAILCDELTGNYLTQYARHHVYSTAMPPAQAHALRCAVDMIASQQWRRDKLAELNDCFNQHLADAPGHIHTNTPIKPYLIGDASQAVALTHLLRERGLWLTAIRPPTVPQGKARLRITLTANHTTKQVKQLAESIYSLTQD; this is translated from the coding sequence ATGCCACTGTTTAATCAACGTATGGCTGATGCGATAGCATCGCGAGAGCAACAAGGTTTAGCGAGAAAGATCGCTACGCTGGATGGTGGCAATTCCACGTCATTACGTTTTGAAAATCAGCATTATGTGAATTTTTCCAGCAATGACTATTTGGGGTTAGCCACGGATCCAGACTTGGCACTGGCATGGCAACAAGGGATTGATATTTATGGTTGTGGCAGTAGCGCTTCGCCGTTAGTCACTGGTTTTAGCTACGCGCATCAAGCTTTGGAAGAACGTTTATGCGACTGGCTTGGGTATGATCGTGCCATTCTGTTTTCATCCGGATTTTCTGCCAATCAAGCGATGCTGTTTTCTCTATTAGAAAAACACGATCTAGTACTGCAAGACAGACTTAATCACGCTTCTTTGATGGAAGCGGGCCAAATGTGTAATGCGACAATGAAGCGTTTTCGTCACAACGACATCGCACATTTAACGCAGCAAATTGATGGCAATACCCTAGTAGTTACCGAAGGCGTATTTAGTATGGATGGCGATCAAGCGCCACTACGTGAAATCGCACAAGTGACTCAAGGTAAGGCTTGGCTGGCGGTCGATGATGCCCATGGTATTGGTGTTTTGGGTCAACAAGGACGAGGTAGTTGCAACCATGCGGGGATCAAACCTCAACTATTAGTCGTGACATTTGGTAAAGCATTTGGACTTTCTGGAGCGGCGATTTTGTGCGATGAATTGACCGGTAATTATCTCACTCAATATGCACGTCATCATGTTTATTCGACTGCTATGCCTCCAGCACAAGCCCATGCGCTGCGTTGTGCGGTGGATATGATAGCTTCTCAGCAATGGCGTCGTGATAAGTTAGCTGAACTAAATGATTGTTTTAATCAACATTTGGCCGATGCCCCAGGGCATATTCACACCAATACGCCAATTAAACCTTATCTCATTGGTGATGCCTCGCAGGCAGTCGCGTTAACTCATCTCCTACGAGAAAGAGGGCTGTGGTTAACTGCCATTCGCCCACCTACAGTGCCGCAGGGTAAAGCAAGGTTGCGTATTACTTTGACCGCCAATCACACCACTAAGCAAGTCAAACAGCTTGCGGAATCGATATACTCTTTGACTCAGGATTAA
- the htpX gene encoding protease HtpX, with protein MKRVMLFLATNLAVVLVLSVVLNIVYAVTGMQPGSLSGLLVMAAVFGFGGSIISLMMSKGMALRSVGGMVIESPRNETEHWLLETVRRQSQQVGIGIPTVAIYDSADINAFATGAKRDDSLVAVSTGLLHNMTRDEAEAVLAHEVSHIANGDMVTMTLMQGVVNTFVIFLSRFIANIVSSNNDEEGEGGSNMMVYFGVSMVLELVFGFLASFITMWYSRHREFHADAGAASLVGKEKMIAALERLKVSHESQLEGSMMAFGINGKRSMTELLMSHPPLDKRIAALRSGM; from the coding sequence ATGAAGCGAGTCATGTTATTCCTTGCAACAAACTTAGCAGTCGTACTGGTACTAAGTGTTGTTCTGAATATTGTTTATGCTGTTACTGGTATGCAACCAGGCAGCTTATCTGGTCTGCTAGTTATGGCCGCAGTGTTTGGTTTCGGTGGTTCAATCATCTCTTTGATGATGTCTAAAGGCATGGCGTTACGTTCTGTTGGCGGCATGGTGATTGAAAGCCCGCGTAATGAAACTGAGCACTGGTTGTTAGAAACCGTTCGCCGTCAGTCTCAGCAAGTAGGTATTGGTATACCGACAGTCGCGATTTACGACTCTGCAGATATCAACGCATTTGCAACTGGTGCTAAGCGCGATGATTCACTGGTGGCGGTATCAACAGGTTTGCTACACAACATGACACGTGATGAAGCTGAAGCTGTATTGGCACACGAAGTCAGCCATATTGCGAATGGTGACATGGTAACGATGACGCTGATGCAAGGTGTGGTGAACACATTCGTTATCTTCCTATCACGCTTTATCGCAAACATCGTTTCGTCAAATAATGATGAAGAAGGCGAAGGTGGCAGCAACATGATGGTGTACTTCGGTGTATCAATGGTGTTGGAATTGGTATTTGGCTTCTTAGCAAGCTTTATCACTATGTGGTACAGCCGTCACCGTGAATTCCATGCTGATGCAGGCGCAGCGAGCCTTGTTGGTAAAGAGAAAATGATCGCAGCTCTTGAGCGCTTGAAGGTGAGTCATGAATCTCAACTAGAAGGTTCAATGATGGCGTTTGGTATTAACGGTAAACGTTCAATGACAGAACTACTGATGAGCCACCCACCACTAGATAAACGTATCGCAGCACTACGTAGCGGCATGTAA
- the bioB gene encoding biotin synthase BioB, which yields MEVRHNWTVDEVNQLMQKPFMDLLFEAQLVHRKYQQHNYVQVSTLLSIKTGACPEDCKYCPQSARYTTDIEKERLMEVERVLEAANKAKNAGSTRFCMGAAWKNPKQRDMPHLTKMIQGVKELGLETCMTLGMLTAEQANQLADAGLDYYNHNLDTSPEFYGNIITTRTYQDRLDTLSHVRDAGMKICSGGIIGMGESANDRAGLLVELANLPIHPESVPINMLVKVKGTPLENVDDVEPFDFIRLIAIARIMMPASAVRLSAGRENMNEQMQALCFMAGANSIFYGCKLLTTPNPSEDKDMLLFNKLGINSQQVSQRPDEIEENELLDRVVERVAARPSKDDLFYDATV from the coding sequence GTGGAAGTTCGTCATAATTGGACGGTTGATGAAGTTAATCAACTTATGCAAAAGCCCTTTATGGATTTATTGTTTGAAGCTCAATTGGTGCACAGAAAATACCAGCAACATAATTATGTTCAGGTCAGCACCTTGCTTTCGATTAAAACCGGCGCCTGTCCTGAAGATTGCAAGTATTGCCCGCAAAGCGCGCGTTACACGACGGATATCGAAAAAGAACGTTTGATGGAAGTTGAACGTGTATTAGAAGCCGCAAACAAAGCAAAAAATGCAGGTTCAACTCGTTTTTGTATGGGTGCCGCTTGGAAAAACCCTAAGCAGCGTGACATGCCACATTTAACGAAGATGATTCAGGGCGTAAAGGAATTAGGTCTTGAAACCTGCATGACATTGGGCATGCTCACGGCAGAACAGGCCAATCAACTGGCGGATGCTGGCTTAGATTATTACAACCACAACCTTGATACTTCACCTGAATTCTATGGCAATATAATTACGACTCGCACCTACCAAGATCGACTAGATACTTTATCCCACGTTCGTGATGCAGGTATGAAGATCTGTTCTGGTGGCATTATTGGTATGGGTGAAAGTGCCAATGATCGTGCTGGCTTATTGGTGGAGTTGGCTAACTTGCCGATTCACCCTGAAAGTGTGCCGATTAATATGCTGGTTAAAGTGAAAGGTACGCCACTTGAGAACGTGGATGATGTGGAACCTTTTGACTTTATTCGCCTTATTGCGATCGCGCGAATTATGATGCCTGCTTCAGCTGTACGTTTGTCTGCTGGGCGTGAAAACATGAATGAGCAGATGCAGGCGCTCTGTTTTATGGCTGGCGCTAACTCAATATTTTATGGCTGTAAGCTTCTGACAACGCCGAATCCATCTGAAGATAAAGACATGCTGCTTTTCAACAAGCTTGGGATTAACAGCCAACAAGTCTCTCAGCGTCCCGATGAAATAGAAGAGAATGAATTGCTCGACCGCGTTGTAGAGCGCGTTGCTGCTCGTCCGAGTAAAGACGATCTATTTTATGATGCCACTGTTTAA
- a CDS encoding porin: MNYEKTLVALSILAAATSAQAIELYNQDGVTVDIHGDIEVTYQNSFSDSSMSQQIEDADFGFDVRYALNDDLQFGGYWAFDGSESNNAEVTRSGDVYVALYSKTYGSIKFGRLCTAVDDLGGITTDYQFDVNKLYTAGANDVTCADEAIRYDYDNGSFYTTLGFIQDKLGHNDLFTNVDNGELIKVDGRDFNYYDGRFGYRVAGLDLSAFFAALNFEDKAAGDDKAYGFEADYSGIENVRLGLGYYATKNDHDNTKDSDVVTVGADYYLGKWTFATAYSHASQDSAKDLNSWFVNTGYNLAPNTTVYAEVAGNDGETEGRDNTTAVAIGVKASF; this comes from the coding sequence ATTAACTATGAAAAGACTCTAGTAGCTCTTTCGATTCTTGCAGCAGCAACTTCTGCTCAAGCTATCGAACTATACAACCAAGACGGCGTAACTGTTGACATTCACGGCGACATCGAAGTTACTTACCAAAACTCTTTCTCTGATAGCTCAATGAGCCAACAAATCGAAGACGCTGACTTCGGTTTCGACGTTCGTTACGCTCTAAATGACGACCTACAATTTGGCGGCTACTGGGCATTTGACGGTTCAGAAAGCAACAACGCTGAAGTAACTCGTAGCGGTGACGTTTACGTTGCTCTTTACTCAAAAACTTACGGTTCAATCAAATTCGGTCGTCTATGTACTGCAGTCGATGACCTAGGTGGCATCACTACTGATTACCAATTTGACGTAAACAAACTTTACACAGCTGGTGCAAACGACGTTACATGTGCTGACGAAGCAATCCGTTACGACTACGACAACGGTTCTTTCTACACAACTCTTGGCTTTATTCAAGACAAACTAGGTCACAACGATCTATTCACTAACGTTGATAACGGTGAACTAATTAAAGTTGACGGTCGTGATTTCAACTACTACGACGGTCGTTTTGGTTACCGTGTAGCTGGTCTTGATCTATCTGCATTCTTCGCAGCGCTAAACTTTGAAGATAAAGCAGCAGGCGACGACAAAGCATACGGTTTCGAAGCTGATTACTCTGGTATCGAAAATGTACGTCTAGGTCTTGGTTACTACGCGACTAAGAACGATCACGACAACACAAAAGACTCTGATGTTGTTACTGTAGGTGCTGATTACTACCTAGGTAAGTGGACTTTCGCAACTGCATACTCACACGCTAGCCAAGATTCTGCTAAAGACCTTAACAGCTGGTTCGTAAACACTGGTTACAACCTAGCACCAAATACTACAGTTTACGCTGAAGTTGCTGGTAATGATGGCGAAACTGAAGGCCGTGACAACACGACAGCAGTAGCTATCGGTGTTAAAGCATCATTCTAA
- a CDS encoding DUF2057 family protein encodes MKIKHLLAVLAGALALPLQAAVLTAQDGVSILYINGQAAQEKIGKNQVEDGFIQAVVRFDDKLGSGNSGKVYTSKPYLLSFDAQGEAINIVAPQVYSEQEADIEFAKAKPNWKIVVDGKDIAFEQSQLKGKSGFMPYAGMENLIAEHNKQNGIYFKDGQLVDAPAALEVAVVPAAVAKAENKPAVKAAPADVKNVEQLKAWYLKASKEERKEFRRWMIDQE; translated from the coding sequence TTGAAAATTAAACACTTACTGGCTGTGCTGGCTGGTGCGTTGGCCCTGCCTTTGCAAGCTGCGGTTTTAACTGCACAAGATGGCGTTTCTATTCTTTATATCAATGGTCAAGCGGCTCAAGAAAAAATTGGTAAAAACCAGGTAGAAGATGGATTTATTCAAGCTGTAGTGCGTTTTGATGACAAGCTAGGAAGTGGCAATAGCGGCAAGGTATACACATCTAAACCTTACTTATTAAGCTTTGATGCTCAAGGTGAGGCGATCAATATCGTTGCACCTCAAGTATACAGCGAACAAGAAGCCGACATCGAGTTTGCAAAAGCAAAACCGAATTGGAAAATTGTGGTTGATGGTAAAGACATTGCTTTTGAACAATCACAACTTAAAGGTAAGAGCGGTTTTATGCCTTATGCAGGCATGGAAAATCTAATTGCTGAACATAACAAGCAAAACGGTATTTACTTTAAAGATGGCCAGCTAGTCGATGCACCTGCGGCGTTAGAAGTTGCTGTTGTTCCGGCTGCAGTAGCAAAAGCAGAGAACAAACCAGCAGTAAAAGCGGCACCAGCGGATGTGAAAAACGTTGAGCAGCTGAAAGCTTGGTACCTGAAAGCGTCTAAAGAAGAGCGCAAAGAATTCCGTCGTTGGATGATTGACCAAGAGTAA
- a CDS encoding nuclear transport factor 2 family protein codes for MDVTAVSSVYKQLNKANLHLLEGLYHPNVVFEDAAHRLEGWGELKHYFESLYSNVHSCTFDIQETQQQGDSGFITWVMALEHPKLQRGGTVYVNGVSHLKFSQGQVIYHRDYFDLGEMLYENLPILGSVIRTIKHRLGE; via the coding sequence ATGGATGTAACAGCAGTCAGCTCGGTTTATAAACAGCTTAACAAAGCAAACCTGCATTTATTAGAAGGTTTGTACCATCCTAACGTGGTGTTTGAAGATGCGGCACACCGACTTGAAGGGTGGGGTGAGCTCAAACATTATTTTGAATCCCTTTATTCAAACGTACATAGCTGTACTTTTGACATCCAAGAGACCCAGCAACAAGGCGACAGCGGTTTTATCACATGGGTAATGGCACTTGAACACCCTAAGTTGCAGCGTGGCGGAACAGTTTACGTCAATGGGGTTAGCCACTTAAAGTTTAGCCAAGGCCAAGTTATCTATCATCGAGACTACTTTGACTTGGGAGAAATGCTGTACGAAAACCTACCCATCCTAGGCAGTGTAATTCGCACGATCAAGCATAGGTTGGGCGAGTAA
- the rsmS gene encoding pleiotropic regulatory protein RsmS: protein MSTPKSSLEQAPDEIKLAVDLIYLLESSEVDPHIALAALKIVQNDLEAKLKNQ, encoded by the coding sequence ATGTCCACACCCAAGAGCAGTCTTGAGCAAGCGCCTGATGAAATAAAACTGGCTGTTGATCTGATCTACTTACTTGAGAGCAGCGAAGTAGACCCACACATTGCCTTGGCCGCGCTTAAAATCGTACAAAACGATCTAGAAGCGAAGCTAAAAAACCAATAA